In Harmonia axyridis chromosome X, icHarAxyr1.1, whole genome shotgun sequence, a single window of DNA contains:
- the LOC123685736 gene encoding F-box/LRR-repeat protein 7-like isoform X2: protein MHHPKSMYNRASPKPSQCPLNRLKQTSTKSEEVNNRVDYPDHSYTYYNLPPNQYANPYDLSNSLQPTYNDRKPSETSQFNKQTNLPHFYEEPCRNEKAEYDTPIPQPQSAYMKQKQINLSSISLEQTYWDRENSPIYMETYAALPEPHIYQDTNFLLDKFAKLGQNSPTLDQGYHTLVSPSSGSTGNPVWSEKGSNKGKTYKMKNNSFDQLTDETILKIFSFLGTRDLSSCARVCRRFNHIAWTPCLWRSIRINGENLSGDKALKRIMKKIGSDGGDTGICHGIEKVEIVEGAKLTDKSLFLLARKCPDLMHLQLLGCTEITNTALFEVATRCHNLQHLDVTGCVKISCISVNGPDPHLRLQLQYLDLTDCPHVNDNELRVIVCHCPQLTFLYLRRCVQITDMGLKFIPSFCSNLKELSVSDCLNVTDFGLYELAKLGPTLRYLSVAKCTQVSDAGLKVIAKRCYKLRYLNARGCEAVSDDAIITIARSCTRLRALDIGKCDVGDSGLQALAESCPNLKKISLRNCDLITDRGVQSLAYFCRGLQQLNIQDCQISLEGYRAVKKYCKRCIIEHTNPGFF from the exons ATGCATCATCCCAAATCTATGTATAATAGAGCATCACCAAAACCATCGCAATGTCCTTTGAACAGGTTGAAACAAACGTCTACGAAATCGGAAGAAGTTAACAATAGGGTAGATTATCCAGATCACTCGTACACCTATTACAATCTACCACCCAACCAATATGCAAATCCTTACGACCTTTCAAACAGTCTACAACCAACTTACAATGATCGCAAGCCATCTGAAACTAGTCAATTCAACAAACAAACAAATCTTCCA CATTTTTATGAAGAGCCATGCCGAAACGAGAAAGCTGAGTATGATACACCAATTCCACAACCACAAAGCgcttatatgaaacaaaaacagaTAAACCTTTCCTCGATCTCACTGGAGCAGACTTACTGGGATAGAGAAAATTCTCCAATATACATGGAAACTTATGCAGCACTACCAGAACCACACATATACCAAGATACGAACTTTCTACTTGATAAATTTGCAAAGCTAGGCCAAAATAGTCCAACTCTAGACCAAGGTTATCACACCTTAGTGTCGCCAAGTTCAGGATCTACAGGTAATCCAGTATGGTCTGAAAAGGGGTCTAATAAGGGAAAAACCTATAAGATGAAAAACAATTCTTTTGATCAGTTGACTGATGAAACCatcctgaaaattttttcgtttCTTGGGACTAGAGATTTGAGTTCTTGTGCCAGAGTGTGTAGAAGATTCAACCACATAGCTTGGACTCCATGTTTATGGAGGTCCATTAGGATTAATGGTGAGAATTTAAGTGGTGATAAGGCTTTGAAGAGGATAATGAAGAAGATCGGTAGTGATGGTGGTGACACTGGAATTTGTCATGGTATTGAAAAAGTAGAAATTGTGGAAGGGGCTAAATTGACTGATAAAAGTTTATTTCTACTGGCAAGGAAGTGTCCGGATCTAATGCATTTGCAGCTCTTAGGATGTACAGAAATTACAAATACAGCTCTATTTGAAGTAGCAACAAGATGCCATAATTTACAACACTTAGACGTTACCG GTTGTGTTAAAATCTCCTGTATCAGCGTGAATGGTCCAGATCCTCACTTGAGGCTTCAACTGCAGTACCTAGATTTAACAGACTGTCCTCATGTTAATGATAACGAACTAAGAGTTATTGTGTGCCACTGTCCTCAACTGACTTTCTTATATCTTCGAAGATGTGTTCAAATAACAG ATATGGGTTTGAAGTTCATACCAAGCTTCTGTTCGAATCTGAAGGAACTCAGTGTCAGCGACTGCTTGAATGTAACAGACTTTGGCCTGTACGAACTAGCCAAATTGGGACCGACCCTGAGGTATCTTTCAGTGGCAAAGTGCACCCAAGTTAGTGATGCAGGTCTTAAAGTTATTGCCAAGAGATGTTACAAATTGCGTTATCTGAACGCAAGAGGCTGTGAAGCAGTGTCGGATGATGCAATAATAACTATAGCTCGTTCATGTACAAGATTGCGAGCTCTAGATATCGGAAAATGTGATGTTGGCGACTCTGGACTTCAGGCACTGGCCGAAAGCTGTCCCAATTTAAAGAAAATTAGTTTGAGAAACTGTGATTTGATTACGGATAGGGGTGTTCAAAGTCTTGCTTACTTCTGTAGAGGACTTCAGCAGCTTAATATTCAAGACTGTCAAATATCGTTAGAAGGTTACAGAGCTGTTAAGAAATACTGTAAACGATGCATAATAGAACATACTAATCCGGGATTTTTTTAG
- the LOC123685736 gene encoding F-box/LRR-repeat protein 7-like isoform X1: protein MHHPKSMYNRASPKPSQCPLNRLKQTSTKSEEVNNRVDYPDHSYTYYNLPPNQYANPYDLSNSLQPTYNDRKPSETSQFNKQTNLPQHFYEEPCRNEKAEYDTPIPQPQSAYMKQKQINLSSISLEQTYWDRENSPIYMETYAALPEPHIYQDTNFLLDKFAKLGQNSPTLDQGYHTLVSPSSGSTGNPVWSEKGSNKGKTYKMKNNSFDQLTDETILKIFSFLGTRDLSSCARVCRRFNHIAWTPCLWRSIRINGENLSGDKALKRIMKKIGSDGGDTGICHGIEKVEIVEGAKLTDKSLFLLARKCPDLMHLQLLGCTEITNTALFEVATRCHNLQHLDVTGCVKISCISVNGPDPHLRLQLQYLDLTDCPHVNDNELRVIVCHCPQLTFLYLRRCVQITDMGLKFIPSFCSNLKELSVSDCLNVTDFGLYELAKLGPTLRYLSVAKCTQVSDAGLKVIAKRCYKLRYLNARGCEAVSDDAIITIARSCTRLRALDIGKCDVGDSGLQALAESCPNLKKISLRNCDLITDRGVQSLAYFCRGLQQLNIQDCQISLEGYRAVKKYCKRCIIEHTNPGFF, encoded by the exons ATGCATCATCCCAAATCTATGTATAATAGAGCATCACCAAAACCATCGCAATGTCCTTTGAACAGGTTGAAACAAACGTCTACGAAATCGGAAGAAGTTAACAATAGGGTAGATTATCCAGATCACTCGTACACCTATTACAATCTACCACCCAACCAATATGCAAATCCTTACGACCTTTCAAACAGTCTACAACCAACTTACAATGATCGCAAGCCATCTGAAACTAGTCAATTCAACAAACAAACAAATCTTCCA CAGCATTTTTATGAAGAGCCATGCCGAAACGAGAAAGCTGAGTATGATACACCAATTCCACAACCACAAAGCgcttatatgaaacaaaaacagaTAAACCTTTCCTCGATCTCACTGGAGCAGACTTACTGGGATAGAGAAAATTCTCCAATATACATGGAAACTTATGCAGCACTACCAGAACCACACATATACCAAGATACGAACTTTCTACTTGATAAATTTGCAAAGCTAGGCCAAAATAGTCCAACTCTAGACCAAGGTTATCACACCTTAGTGTCGCCAAGTTCAGGATCTACAGGTAATCCAGTATGGTCTGAAAAGGGGTCTAATAAGGGAAAAACCTATAAGATGAAAAACAATTCTTTTGATCAGTTGACTGATGAAACCatcctgaaaattttttcgtttCTTGGGACTAGAGATTTGAGTTCTTGTGCCAGAGTGTGTAGAAGATTCAACCACATAGCTTGGACTCCATGTTTATGGAGGTCCATTAGGATTAATGGTGAGAATTTAAGTGGTGATAAGGCTTTGAAGAGGATAATGAAGAAGATCGGTAGTGATGGTGGTGACACTGGAATTTGTCATGGTATTGAAAAAGTAGAAATTGTGGAAGGGGCTAAATTGACTGATAAAAGTTTATTTCTACTGGCAAGGAAGTGTCCGGATCTAATGCATTTGCAGCTCTTAGGATGTACAGAAATTACAAATACAGCTCTATTTGAAGTAGCAACAAGATGCCATAATTTACAACACTTAGACGTTACCG GTTGTGTTAAAATCTCCTGTATCAGCGTGAATGGTCCAGATCCTCACTTGAGGCTTCAACTGCAGTACCTAGATTTAACAGACTGTCCTCATGTTAATGATAACGAACTAAGAGTTATTGTGTGCCACTGTCCTCAACTGACTTTCTTATATCTTCGAAGATGTGTTCAAATAACAG ATATGGGTTTGAAGTTCATACCAAGCTTCTGTTCGAATCTGAAGGAACTCAGTGTCAGCGACTGCTTGAATGTAACAGACTTTGGCCTGTACGAACTAGCCAAATTGGGACCGACCCTGAGGTATCTTTCAGTGGCAAAGTGCACCCAAGTTAGTGATGCAGGTCTTAAAGTTATTGCCAAGAGATGTTACAAATTGCGTTATCTGAACGCAAGAGGCTGTGAAGCAGTGTCGGATGATGCAATAATAACTATAGCTCGTTCATGTACAAGATTGCGAGCTCTAGATATCGGAAAATGTGATGTTGGCGACTCTGGACTTCAGGCACTGGCCGAAAGCTGTCCCAATTTAAAGAAAATTAGTTTGAGAAACTGTGATTTGATTACGGATAGGGGTGTTCAAAGTCTTGCTTACTTCTGTAGAGGACTTCAGCAGCTTAATATTCAAGACTGTCAAATATCGTTAGAAGGTTACAGAGCTGTTAAGAAATACTGTAAACGATGCATAATAGAACATACTAATCCGGGATTTTTTTAG
- the LOC123685735 gene encoding neuroligin-4, Y-linked: MSKLNGVCLILISDFFVLIKAQQNYPSYNFNYNYTRPNVYNFHQYTDPQYNPQNYDQYNPTVNNQNYRTFWYKNRRYGQPKNYNGWGPGDPRFGKDESYVYDKYGNQEQILPGVLGEWREDLQGKQRPETKDQRKDITVKTTHGAVQGFMVDLFDNPDPDSNYRPGGSEFIARKWGETSVFLGIPYAEPPINKARFKPPRWHKGWELLQAVDFGPACPQPKRYTGGIRDIDEDCLYLNIFAPPLDEGVGQKYPVMFYIHGGDFIHGASNLFPGHILATFYKVVVVTINYRLGALGFLSTGDINSPGNYGILDQAMALRWVYENIDSFNGDQSKITLFGPGAGAASAGLLMMYKETRDMITNVIAQSGSPLADWSMIFDKYRVQNTSRVFGKVLGCGFESSWQLVNCLTNARSFNDIGNAEFPPDVGLFPWAPVIDMNFTAPYYEGWNEKDWHFLHNKPEDVIRTRGYNRRISYMSGVTLQEAAQFITSNKSLEPDFSITQEFFDQKVKELVLRYNYTLNPNGTYDAIKYMYTYWPDPHNTTFIREKYIQLLTDFLYVAPNDKMIKLLVEQDIPVYMYVLNTTIESFNYPEWRKVPHDIEHYLLCGAPFMDVEFFPNENFTRNQWTNNDRNMSHFFMKAFTDFARYGNPTYTQILGLHFEMAQYGMLRYLNLNTTFNSTIKWNFRQTESAFWTQYIPKVVGHLVPTYPPTTEFWWEPTAPLQIAFWGVSATCLLLIVFLVICCLLWQNAKRQVDRNYSNMYMVYENGQDPGVDNTRGSEYDYREKLHTPTASLRKNSASPLSTDMTLGDVQSVMSDLTVDPYRDTASSKARSTKGSYMHDVPQTDV, from the exons ATGAGCAAGTTAAATGGAGTTTGTTTAATTTTAATAAGTGATTTTTTTGTGTTAATCAAAGCTCAACAAAATTATCCATCGTACAATTTCAACTATAATTACACCAGACCAAATGTTTATAATTTTCATCAGTACACTGACCCTCAGTATAACCCCCAGAATTACGACCAATATAATCCTACTGTAAATAACCAGAATTACAGAACGTTTTGGTACAAAAACAGACGATATGGACAACCTAAAAACTATAACGGTTGGGGGCCTGGTGATCCAAGATTTGGAAAGGATGAGAGCTATGTTTATGACAAA TATGGCAATCAGGAACAAATATTACCAGGAGTTTTAGGAGAATGGAGAGAAGATTTACAAGGAAAGCAAAGGCCTGAAACAAAAGATCAAAGGAAGGATATAACAGTCAAAACCACACATGGAGCAGTTCAAGGCTTTATGGTCGACCTTTTCGATAATCCTGATCCTGATTCAAATTATAGACCTGGTGGTTCTGAGTTTATTGCCAGAAAATGGGGTGAAACATCAGTGTTTCTTGGTATTCCATATGCAGAACCTCCCATTAATAAAGCTCGTTTCAAG cCTCCTAGATGGCATAAAGGATGGGAATTACTTCAAGCTGTTGATTTTGGTCCAGCTTGTCCTCAGCCCAAGAGATATACTGGAGGAATAAGAGATATCGATGAGGATTGTTTGTATCTCAATATTTTTGCGCCACCT CTTGATGAAGGTGTCGGACAAAAATATCCAGTTATGTTCTACATTCATGGAGGTGATTTTATTCATGGAGCTTCAAATTTATTCCCTGGACATATTTTGGCAACATTTTATAAAGTCGTTGTTGTGACAATTAACTACAGGTTAGGTGCTTTGG GTTTTTTGAGCACTGGTGATATAAATTCACCTGGAAATTATGGTATACTTGATCAGGCTATGGCGCTTCGGTGGGTTTATGAAAACATCGATAGTTTTAATGGTGATCAAAGTAAAATAACTCTGTTTGGGCCTGGAGCCGGTGCAGCATCTGCAGGCTTACTAATGATGTACAAAGAAACTCGTGATATGATCACTAATGTGATTGCCCAG AGTGGATCCCCCTTGGCAGATTGGTCCATGATCTTCGATAAATACAGGGTACAAAATACAAGTAGAGTGTTTGGTAAAGTTTTAGGATGTGGCTTCGAATCTTCATGGCAGTTAGTCAACTGCCTAACAAATGCAAGAAGTTTCAATGATATAGGGAATGCCGAATTTCCTCCCGATGTGGGTTTGTTCCCCTGGGCTCCTGTGATAGATATGAATTTCACCGCTCCATATTATGAAGGCTGGAACGAGAAAGACTGGCATTTTCTTCATAACAAACCTGAAGATGTGATCAGGACTAGAGGTTACAATCGAAGGATAAGTTACATGAGTGGAGTCACTCTACAGGAAGCTGCTCAATTCATAA CTTCGAACAAAAGTCTTGAGCCGGACTTTTCAATCACACAGGAATTTTTCGACCAAAAAGTTAAGGAGCTGGTGCTGAGGTACAATTACACTTTGAATCCTAATGGTACATATGATGCAATAAAATACATGTATACCTACTGGCCCGATCCCCATAACACTACATTCATTCGTGAAAAATACATACAGTTACTGACGGACTTCCTCTATGTAGCACCCAACGACAAAATGatcaaattgttagttgaacaAGATATTCCAGTTTATATGTACGTGCTTAATACAACAATCGAATCCTTCAACTATCCCGAATGGAGAAAAGTACCTCACGATATTGAACACTACTTGTTATGTGGCGCACCATTTATGGATGTGGAATTTTTTCCCAATGAAAACTTCACCAGAAATCAATGGACAAATAACGATAGAAATATGAGTCATTTCTTTATGAAAGCCTTCACAGATTTTGCCAGATATGGAAATCCCACGTATACACAGATTTTAGGGTTGCATTTCGAGATGGCTCAATACGGCATGTTGAGATACCTCAATTTGAACACCACATTTAATTCTACAATCAAGTGGAACTTCAGACAAACGGAATCTGCATTTTGGACCCAATACATTCCAAAAGTTGTTGGACATTTGGTTCCAACCTATCCTCCTACTACTGAG TTTTGGTGGGAACCGACTGCGCCACTGCAGATTGCGTTTTGGGGAGTTTCTGCAACATGTTTGCTCCTGATTGTATTTTTAGTGATATGTTGCTTGTTGTGGCAGAATGCTAAACG ACAAGTTGATCGCAATTACAGTAATATGTATATGGTTTATGAAAACGGCCAAGATCCAGGTGTAGACAACACGAGAGGATCAGAATATGATTACAGGGAAAAATTACACACACCCACAGCTTCTTTAAGAAAAAACAGTGCATCACCACTTTCAACTGACATGACACTAGGAGACGTTCAAAGTGTAATGAGTGATTTGACTGTTGATCCTTATAGGGATACAGCAAGTTCTAAAGCAAGAAGTACAAAAGGCAGCTACATGCATGATGTTCCTCAAACAGATGTTTGA